GAATGGGTGGTCTTGGAAAAACCACTCTGATAAAAAATGTTTTCCAGAGCAAAGATGTCACTGGCATGTTTGAGAAATATGCTTTTGTCACGGTCTTGCGACCTTTCAAGCTTGAGGAACTCCTTAGGAGCTTGGCATTGCAACTAGATGCAAACAAGGGATCCATGGACTTTGTAGGTGACACCCAAAAAAACATTGGTTTGATGGGAGTTGCAGACTTAATTGAAGTGTTGGGCAGACATTCAGAAGGAAAGAGTtgtttgattgttcttgatgacctCTCATCTATTGCAGAATGGAATAAAATATTGCCAAGTTTACATGCAATAAAAAATCTGGTCATTGTGATCACCACAAGGCGAGAGGATATTGCTAAGTATTGTTGCAAAAAATCAGAGTGCATACGCTTGCTCAACGGTCTTGAAGAAAAGGATGCAAGTCACCTGTTCACAAGAAAGGTAACGAATAGTGCTCTTTATATTATTCACCTTATCTGCTAACAAAATAATATATTGTCTCTTTTTTATCTCAGTTCATTTTTTAGTTTTGAATGCTCATTCCAAATTAGTATCTTGTAAGCACATAATGACCAACTATCCATATAAAAGATACTTCAAAGTGGGTTGCAAAAGCATAAGATTAGGCCACCACGATTCATGTTGTAGACTCATCATTTACAAATGATATTGTTTTCAGCAACAAGCCAACAATATTCCAAAAAACTGATTACATCACACATTGCTTGGGTTAGGACAGGTTAGTATTAGCAACAAGCCAACAATATTCCATGAATTCACCACTTTCCATATAAAATTATACGTGATTCGCTTTTTTTGAGTAACCGGCAGGAGCTAAATTTTCATCAAGTAGAATAAGAAATGACCAGTTTATATAAAAAACTAGCGGAAAACCAATACATCAACAACACACGCACACCGGCCCCGAGGCCACGCACAAGCCGAGCTGATGGCTCCGTCAGTGTGTGACGAGCCAACCTCTCCAACATGGCAATGGTTTCTGAAGCCATCAAATTCTGCTTCCACACTGACCCTGGCACACACACCAGTCGAGTTAACAACTCTATCACCTCAGCGGCAAAAGCTGACGGAGCCACTGCGTGCAGCAACCACCTCATCCCAGAGCCGCCGCTCCGGCTTTCACGAGTGCACGAGTGCAACGAACAAGCCCCAAAGCAAGTCGAGGCAGGCCTAGCTAGATCTGGAGCTGCTGCTCCAGAACAGAGCAACATGATCAGCATGGCCGCTGCCAGCCGTGGACTTGGACGGCACATTTGTTTTTCGTCAAACCGTGGTGAATCACTTTTTTTCCAATTcatgtttgtgaggatttttttTGTCTCACATTGTCAATTCCTTTTATGAAAGGGAGCCTTGGCGCAgcggtaaagctgttgccttgtgactatgaggtcacgggttcgagttctggaaacagcctcttgcaaaATTGTAGgaaaaggctgcgtactatagacccaaagtggtcggactcttccccggaccctgcgcaagcacgaactacgtgcaccgggctgccctttttttgtCAATTCCTTTTACACGAGATGAAGATTGTGATAAATCCAGTACATTTTCAAAAgcatttgtttttgaatttttaatttaaaaaaattgttcggTTGGTGTATTAACCAATTTATGAGCATGAAGGTTGTGATAAACAATTGCATCCAATTTGTAGTTTGGTAGATTAATACTATTACTTAAGTTTTGTTCAAGATTAATGTTGCTACCCGTTACTAAATGTGGTTCATCTTCAGACATGAGTAATATTGTGGAAATGTTTATGAGTCTACAATTTTGCAAGCAATACTTAATCATGAAAAAATAGATAATTTAGTCAATGTTTGGGAGGAACATACCAGTGCTGATTCCCACGTTTAGTATATTAAATTGTACACTTAATGGGTATTTAAATGTTAATGATCATTAGCAGCGCCGTACCAGTGGTGATGTGACCTAGCGCACGTGATGCCTGCAGTGCTTGTGTATGGACCCTGCTGTGCCGATGGTGGGTCCGTGAACTATGCGAATTACAAGATGCATGTCCATTTAGTATACACTGCACCAAATACAGAGTCCAGATATTGACACGATTATGATCTCAATGCGACCGAGCGGCTGTGATAACAAAGCTACCTGTGTACTCGCCACCCAAACTGGGGAAGGGTAGCTATATTATAAGTAAACTAGAAAAAGTGGTTTGGATGCACCTAATTCGTTTATAGTTAGAAGACTAATTATATTTTCTACAATTGCAGGTATTTAAGAATAAAACTACAGATTTGGCTGAGCAACATCCTGCATTGGTTGAACCAGCAAAACTAATCCTGAAGAAGTGCAAGGGACTTCCCCTTGCGATAGTCACCATCGGTGGCTTCTTGGCTGATCAACCAACAAAAACTGCTGCAGAGTGGAAGAAACTGAATGAGCATATCAGTGTTGAGCTGGAGATGAATCCAAAGTTTGAGGTCATAAAAACAGTTCTCATGAAAAGTTATGATGGCCTACCCTATTATCTCAAGTCTTGTTTCTTGTACATGTCCATCTTCCCTGAAGACCGCAATGTTAGCCGGAGACGTTTGGCTTATCGATGGATCGCTGAAGGTTATGCGCGAGACAAGGCCACAGCAGATAGATACTTCATGGAACTCATAGAGAGAAGCATGATATTACCAACTCAGCAATCAGTTTGCAGCATACAAGGATTCGACTCCTGCCAGCTGCACGATCTGATTCGTGATATCAGCATTGCAGAGTCAATGGAGGAAAATCTTGTTTTCAGGTTGGAGGAAGGCTGCAGCTTGAACACCCATGGCGCAGTGCGTCACCTTGCCATAAGCAGCAACTGGGAGGGAGATGAGCGTGAGTTGCATAGCATGGTGGAGCTGTCCGGTATACGATCATTGACAGTGTTTAGCAAGTGGAAGCCATTTTACATTTCTGATAAGATGAGGTTTCTCCGAGTGCTGGACCTGGAAGGAACAAAAGGGTTAAAAAGTCATCACCTTGAGCACATTGGGGAGCTTCTTCATCTGAGGTACCTCTCTCTACGAGGGTGTGATGAAATCTTTTACCTCCCCAATTCAGTGGGTAATCTAAGACAACTCGAGATACTAGACATCAAAGGGACGAGTATAGCTATGTTGCCCAGAACCATCATCAAGCTTAGGAAGCTATGTTGTCTCCATGCTGGTAACGATTCCAGAGGGGACTACGAAGAAAATTGTTTAACAAAGTGTCAAGACATCTATGTACAACAATGTTTATGCTGCTTAGGCATTGGTGATTTAGATAGGAGTGAGGCTTGCTATCTTGCTTGCTGCATATCGTGCCCTAATATCATTAGGGGCATAGCTGCTTCTGGTGTTAAGGTGCCAAGTGGGACCAGCAAACTGAAGGCCCTCCGTACACTGCGGTATGTGCACCTTGCCTGGGGAAATGAAGTTATAAAAGAGATAAAAGGTCTTACCAGCCTGCAGAAACTAGGAGTGGTCGGCATCAACAAGAGAAATGGTCCGGATTTCTGTTCGGTCCTTTCCAGTCTCAGCCATCTTGAATCGTTGTCAGTGCGGTCAGACGATATCTTAAATGTCTGTTTGGATGGCATGTCCACAGCCCCGGAAAACCTACAGAGCCTCAAGCTATCTGGTAGCCTGGGAAAATTGCCGGAATGGATCAAGGGGCTCCAGAATCTCGTGAAGCTCAAGTTAGAACTCAGCAAGGTATCCAGGAACCTTGAAGCCATGCAAGTCCTTGGGAACCTACCAAACCTATCCATTCTGGGTTTGTGGGATCGCAATTTTAAGATCGATGTACTCCAGTTCCAAACTGGCCTTTTCAGAAGGCTCACGGTGCTTGATCTTTTCTACACAGATATGGAAATTAAATTAGTGGAGTTTGAGAAAGAATCAGTGCCCAATCTTGAATTGCTGACCCTTAGCCTTGGAGATACTGAAATTGCCTTCTCTGGTCTAGAACTTCTCCAAAGCATCAAGGAAGTACGGCTTGGCGTCCATCATCCCTGGTTTACACCCAAATTATCAAAAAATGGGGTACCCGGAAGAATGAGGAAACGAAGGTATGAACggatgaaagaagaagaaaagagaaacaaacacgTGCAAGATAAATTCAGGGAGGATTTGCAGGTGCAGCTTGATAGGAATAAGAATCGGCCAGTCTTGAAGGTGCAATGAGTCAGAAACCTGGTGCAGCTTCTGTCCTAAATATTCTGACTGAGTGGCTGTCATGCCATGCCATTGGAGAATCTATCTTTTACCTACCCTCATTGTTTTATCATTTGCCTTCCTTGTTAGTAATATTGTAATAATGGTCTGAAATAAATCCCACGCCTCGACGATATTGTTGTTCCGCGTCTGTTAGGTCTGGTATTTCTCTTCTCTTTTCTGCTTTGGGGCTCTCTTTGATTTTATGAAGAAAGAATGGCCACTGCAATATATGATGCTCTGTAACCGTATTTTCTGCTGGGCTGCTTAATAAGGGTGTGGTGATATCTTAGGCGATTGTAAAACTATCTGAATTAGATGCATAAAATTCGTCAGTACTCTGTACTATGTtgcaccatatgctatgcttgtcACCATTTTCTTTTGCAATTGGTGTGTATGCCAATTCTGCTCTGGGGCTCTGCTTTGATTTGGTGAAGATTGAATCGGCTCTGCAATATAAGGTGCTCTGTATCTGTATGTTCCGGCCGGCGATGTACACCCATCGTTGGGCTGTTGCAATAAGGTGGTGGTAATACCTTTGGCAATTGTAAAATGCTTGGATTGGATGCAGAAAACTTGTCAGTATTTTGCATCACACACGATTGCTTGTTTACAACTCTTTTCTTCTGTCCTTGGTGATCATCATGATCTCGAAGGGTCAGGCCATCTACGTAGTCAGGCAGCAACTGTTTCACACGGCAAGTAGTACATTTCACAGTAGGGCACCCTCCATGTGAAATAATTTAGCTGCCTTACTAGTACATCTCGGCTACGTCTCGCTGATTGCCTGGAGAGGGACTATAATGGCCCAGCCTAGTAGAGGAGTAATAGTTAAGTCCTTCGTTTCATTGCTTTGTTTTTTATTTTCCTACTAATTTTATTTATATTTCTCAAATGAAAAATATCTGTTTGCTCAAATTTTTAAAATGTTAGTACCATTAAAGAGTAATTTTgacatttaaaaatgttcacacgtTTAAAATTTTGTTTTTGACATTTTTAAtaatgttcatgaaattttaaaatttAGTTAACATAGTTTAAAAgacaaaaaaaatcacaaaaaataggtCGTACCACTCAAAAACTATTCACAAAATAAAAAAGACGTTCATATGTTGTGTTCATCGAAACACAAAAAAATGTTTGTGCAATTTTAAAAACAGTTCTATGtatgttaaaaaatgttcacggtgTACATAGAAATGTTCACCACATATTAGGATACAGTTTCAACATGTATTCATAAATATTCAACACATATCCAAACGGGCGAGCTCCTCTGCCCGGTCCTTGGTCAGGCTGCGCCACCATCCTCCTAATGAGGTACAGTACATTGCCGACTGCTACCGACGCCACCATAGTTGTGCCACATGGTCGTGGAGGTGGAGGCCTAGGGTTACGGTCTGGTGCTGGCGGGTGTGTCTGTGAGGGCCAAAGCGGCTGGGAAGAGCGGTGTGAAGGATGGCAGGTAGAGGGAGTATATAGGAGGAGGGAGGTGTGGTAGGTTCGCGTTCATGGTCGGTGTAATGCCACAATTAATGGCGGCGCAGCATTGTGTATGCAGACGCCGGGTAGCAGTGCTGAAAACCCCTGCGTCAGGCGGCATGATTTACACGCTGATCGCGCCGCGGTCACCACATACAGCCGACCCAAACGGGCGAGCTTGAGTCGGTGGCTACTTTAAAAAAAATAAccatcatcatttttttattttttttgcgggtgaaaaacTTGTATTACTCAACTCATAGAATTACAATCAACAACAGCTAGCTGGACAGTTTCTTCAGGACCAGAACCTAACCATGTCATGGTTCTACCTTTGGTACGAGCAAAAATTGCTAAACTGTCATTAACCCTATTTTGGAATCGAgaaatatgagtaatacaagattcACGAAGACTCAAAAGATGTCTAATTTCTGTAACTAAAGAAGAATACATCGTTATTTTTATTATGAAGGGGTATGCATCAAATGCTTAGCTTAGTGGTGTACCTAAGCAAAAGTGTTAGCAGTAATTTTGTACTTCCTTCGTTTcttaatgtagtgcatatagatatTCTAAAAAGTCAAACtgtacaaactttgaccaagtttgtagagaaaactATTTAGATCTTCAAAATCAAATTTATAGAATATGAAAATATGACTTATGATATACCTAATGAGATGTATTTAGTATTATAAATGTATATATTTTTCTCCATCATGAGATAATGAAATatttattcttccaatgcaaatgGGCTCATTCTATATGGTCAGCCATCCAGACAACTTCTGGTTTGTATCTTTCTTATAGTGTcgctaatgtatttggcaactggttacatgaaATTGTTCACAGGTTTAGAACTCTTCCCAGGGTGAGAGGGCTTGCCGTTATTTGGTCACTTTGGCTATATAGAAATGATAAAGTTTTTGAAGATAAATGTACTTTTCTGATGCAAGTTATCTACAGATGTATCAAGATTCTTCGTTTATGGTCATATGTACAACACGTGAAGAATTGAgacctgtttacggaggtgtgtacatgATTGGAGGATATGCCGGCgaatacttttacccaacatgggtggcagcatgatcttaggattgccCCCCTACGCTTTAGGCATTACACGGACTGTACATGTCTTTTTGTATTTTGCTTTTTTCCGTATGTATGAGAGGACCTCGTTTGGTTGTGTACATCTTCGTTATGCAGAGGCCAGAtgtaatgcttaaatcttttaaTAATAAAGTgctaattttcaaaaaaatgttctctataaacttgatcaaactttgtaaaatttgacttttggaaaaatctatatgcactacttTTGTGGAAGTTATGGAGTATGAGCATTTTTTTTCGTTTATTATCCAGCCGTGAACCAAAGCTCATCACCTCTGTCCCATCCCCCTTCCACCGCCGTGTTCAACCGAGGTGATTCCTCGTCGCCGCTGCCGACCCTGAAGCTTAGTACGAATTAAATTAACAGTCAATCCTATCATCGATGTACCAGTAATGAGTCTTACTCTTTTTTTCTCAGCACAAGCATAAGCTTTATTCTTCAGTAGATAGACCAGTTATATCCTCCACCATAGGAGAtactacgtactccctccgttcctaaatatttgtctttttagacattcaaatggactacaacatatggatgtatgtagacatattttaggggTGCAGTACCGCTGCAAGCTGGCAGGGGCGTTGCTTCGGTGGGGGTAGCGGCCGGCCGGGGCGGTGTGCTGCCCGGGCCTAAACCGGCGGCGCCCTCTCCGGCGGGATTGCGGCCGCCGGCGCCGGTTCCGGTGGGTCAGCGACCTCCGCCGCCATCTACTGCAGGGAATAATGCGGGCCAGGGAGGTGTTGTGCCGCGGCCACCCGCTCAGGGGCTGTTGGCTGGCCAACCAAGGCCAGCTCCACCACCTCACCTTGTCACTATGCCTCCGCAGAATCGTTCCGAAGCAGTACAACATTTGGCACGTCCACCGACTCAAGTCACGGCTGCACCTCAGGGTCAGTGGGGTGATGATGGGGTAA
Above is a window of Triticum aestivum cultivar Chinese Spring chromosome 6B, IWGSC CS RefSeq v2.1, whole genome shotgun sequence DNA encoding:
- the LOC123140037 gene encoding disease resistance protein Pik-2, giving the protein MEATALSIGKSVLSGALGLAKSAVAEEVALQLGVQRDKAFVTDELEMMQSFLMVAHDERGEHNKVVRTWVKQVRDVAYDVEDSLQDFVVRVDKQSWWRIPRTLLDRRHVAKQMKELRTKVEDVSQRNLRYGLIKGSSSTQLAADAAPAADAAMFGVDEARHAARHHQSRSDLAQLINKVGENQIGVIGVWGTSSSVGHTSIIWEAYENPIVKQNFQCRAWVRVMRPFHPTKFVQSMVKQFQAAVGVGVLLERERKGQDLAQAFNGYVNEKRYLIVLTDLSTIEEWHQIKTCFPENKLGSRIIVSTEHVEVASLCPGQPSTASELKQLSADQTIYAFYKQSSHEVIYPSKPASSSKLSNIPENEIQEDQSNADVDGNMTVQKKFTRTYTMAGVLEEFQLIGREKEKYDIIALIKEQASIHQFEVIVVWGMGGLGKTTLIKNVFQSKDVTGMFEKYAFVTVLRPFKLEELLRSLALQLDANKGSMDFVGDTQKNIGLMGVADLIEVLGRHSEGKSCLIVLDDLSSIAEWNKILPSLHAIKNLVIVITTRREDIAKYCCKKSECIRLLNGLEEKDASHLFTRKVFKNKTTDLAEQHPALVEPAKLILKKCKGLPLAIVTIGGFLADQPTKTAAEWKKLNEHISVELEMNPKFEVIKTVLMKSYDGLPYYLKSCFLYMSIFPEDRNVSRRRLAYRWIAEGYARDKATADRYFMELIERSMILPTQQSVCSIQGFDSCQLHDLIRDISIAESMEENLVFRLEEGCSLNTHGAVRHLAISSNWEGDERELHSMVELSGIRSLTVFSKWKPFYISDKMRFLRVLDLEGTKGLKSHHLEHIGELLHLRYLSLRGCDEIFYLPNSVGNLRQLEILDIKGTSIAMLPRTIIKLRKLCCLHAGNDSRGDYEENCLTKCQDIYVQQCLCCLGIGDLDRSEACYLACCISCPNIIRGIAASGVKVPSGTSKLKALRTLRYVHLAWGNEVIKEIKGLTSLQKLGVVGINKRNGPDFCSVLSSLSHLESLSVRSDDILNVCLDGMSTAPENLQSLKLSGSLGKLPEWIKGLQNLVKLKLELSKVSRNLEAMQVLGNLPNLSILGLWDRNFKIDVLQFQTGLFRRLTVLDLFYTDMEIKLVEFEKESVPNLELLTLSLGDTEIAFSGLELLQSIKEVRLGVHHPWFTPKLSKNGVPGRMRKRRYERMKEEEKRNKHVQDKFREDLQVQLDRNKNRPVLKVQ